Genomic DNA from Caldicellulosiruptor hydrothermalis 108:
AAGCGCCATTTTGATTGGGCTTTTAGTATACCAGATTATGTCGCGCTCAAAAGAGAATGCAGCTGCCGAAGGTATAGTTAATTTCAAGCTTGTATCAGTGGATGGCAAAGAGTATTCATTATCAGATTTTAGGGGCAAAAAGGTTGTTCTCAACTTTTTTGCAACATGGTGTCCACCCTGCAGGGCTGAGATACCCGATTTTGAAAGATTCCATCGCGAAAACAAAGATGTTGTTTTGATTGGCATTAATATTCAAGAAGATAAAGCAACAGTTGAGGAATTCTTAAGTTCAATGGGAGTTACGTACCCAGTACTTCTTGACAGGGATGGGAAGGTTTCTGCACAATTTGGGATTGAAGGAATACCCACAACATTTTTGATTGACGAAAAT
This window encodes:
- a CDS encoding TlpA family protein disulfide reductase encodes the protein MLNNRIKSVIFILISAILIGLLVYQIMSRSKENAAAEGIVNFKLVSVDGKEYSLSDFRGKKVVLNFFATWCPPCRAEIPDFERFHRENKDVVLIGINIQEDKATVEEFLSSMGVTYPVLLDRDGKVSAQFGIEGIPTTFLIDENGRIIAKNVGMMTYEQLKKFAGK